One part of the Alistipes onderdonkii genome encodes these proteins:
- a CDS encoding Na(+)-translocating NADH-quinone reductase subunit A, with amino-acid sequence MSKIITLRKGLDINLRGKAQESLADAPQASEYALSPLDFEGVTPKLLVKVGDEVKAGTPLFFNKYSERVLFTSPVSGTVAAVNRGEKRKVLSVTVTPDATQSYEEFAKPDLQKASREEIVELLLRSGLWPMIVQRPYGIIADPNDTPKAVFVSAFDSAPLAPDYNFVLRNEQKNLQAGIEVMRRLTPGKVHLSVRAKAEGQMPMLKGAELHTFAGKHPAGNVGIQIHHIDPVNKGDVVWTVNIQDLAIIGRLFNEGRVDMTKIIAVAGSEIEKPQYCRVVAGARVDSILRGNVKPQKEGDRVRIISGNVLTGTKTPADGFLGFYANQLTVIPEGDKYELLGWAMPRFNKFSVSRSYFSWLCPKKAYDLDTNMNGGERPFVVTGLYEQYLPMDIYPMYLLKACLAGDIDKMENLGIYEVVEEDFALCEFVDPSKIEIQQIIRDGINLMIKEA; translated from the coding sequence ATGTCGAAAATCATTACACTACGCAAGGGTCTCGACATCAATCTCCGGGGAAAGGCTCAGGAGTCTCTGGCCGACGCGCCGCAGGCTTCGGAGTATGCCCTCTCGCCGCTCGATTTCGAAGGCGTGACTCCCAAGTTGCTGGTTAAGGTAGGCGATGAGGTGAAAGCCGGTACGCCGCTGTTCTTCAATAAGTACAGCGAGCGTGTCCTCTTCACGTCGCCTGTCAGCGGGACGGTTGCTGCCGTCAACCGCGGGGAGAAGCGCAAGGTGCTCTCCGTAACCGTAACGCCGGATGCCACGCAGAGCTACGAGGAGTTCGCCAAGCCCGACCTCCAGAAAGCGTCCCGCGAGGAGATTGTCGAACTGCTGCTCCGTTCGGGCCTTTGGCCGATGATCGTGCAGCGGCCCTATGGCATCATCGCCGACCCGAACGACACGCCGAAGGCCGTTTTCGTTTCCGCCTTCGACTCCGCGCCGCTGGCCCCGGATTACAACTTCGTGCTCCGCAACGAGCAGAAGAACCTCCAGGCCGGCATCGAGGTGATGCGCCGCCTCACGCCGGGCAAAGTGCACCTTTCGGTGCGTGCCAAGGCCGAGGGGCAGATGCCCATGCTCAAGGGTGCCGAGCTGCACACCTTCGCGGGCAAGCATCCCGCGGGCAACGTCGGCATCCAGATCCACCACATCGACCCCGTGAACAAGGGCGACGTCGTGTGGACAGTCAATATCCAGGATCTGGCCATCATCGGCCGCCTGTTCAACGAAGGCCGCGTCGACATGACGAAGATCATCGCCGTAGCCGGCTCTGAGATCGAAAAACCGCAGTACTGCCGCGTCGTCGCGGGCGCCAGGGTCGATTCGATCCTCCGGGGCAACGTGAAACCCCAAAAGGAGGGCGACCGTGTACGCATCATCTCGGGCAACGTGCTCACCGGCACGAAGACTCCGGCCGACGGCTTCCTCGGTTTCTATGCCAATCAGCTCACGGTGATCCCCGAGGGCGACAAGTACGAGCTGCTGGGCTGGGCGATGCCCCGTTTCAACAAGTTCTCCGTATCGCGCTCCTATTTCTCGTGGCTCTGCCCGAAGAAGGCCTACGACCTCGACACCAACATGAACGGCGGCGAGCGCCCGTTCGTCGTGACGGGACTCTACGAGCAGTACCTGCCGATGGACATCTACCCGATGTACCTGCTGAAGGCCTGCCTTGCCGGCGACATCGACAAGATGGAGAACCTCGGCATCTACGAGGTCGTAGAGGAGGATTTCGCCCTGTGCGAATTCGTAGACCCCTCGAAGATCGAGATACAGCAGATCATCCGCGACGGTATTAACTTAATGATTAAGGAGGCATAA
- a CDS encoding SPL family radical SAM protein, with translation MRYIETKTILSKLRTADRWFGIAYNMNLYRGCQHGCIYCDTRSDCYGIGDIAQIAVKRNALELLPAELRARRKKRATIGTGSMNDPYMPVERELRLTRRALGMIADERFPVHVITKSSLAERDADILQEISATYAAVSFTVTCADDALSVRTEPGAPASSERFHAMAALAAKGIYTGVTMMPLLPLINDTRENVEAIVRRAKDAGASYILPMFGVTLRSGSREHFHAALERGFPGLKARYEACFGNRYECFGPNCRALDDTFRNLCAKLGIATRMEFYRPASAQQQTLF, from the coding sequence ATGCGGTATATCGAAACCAAAACGATCCTCTCGAAGCTGCGGACGGCCGATCGGTGGTTCGGCATCGCCTACAACATGAACCTCTACCGGGGATGCCAGCACGGGTGCATCTACTGCGACACGCGCAGCGACTGCTACGGGATCGGGGACATCGCCCAGATAGCCGTGAAGCGCAACGCACTGGAATTGCTGCCCGCCGAGCTGCGTGCCCGGCGGAAAAAACGCGCCACGATCGGCACGGGGTCGATGAACGACCCCTACATGCCCGTCGAGCGCGAGCTGCGGCTGACCCGCCGGGCACTGGGCATGATCGCCGACGAGCGTTTCCCGGTGCATGTCATCACCAAGAGCTCCCTGGCGGAGCGCGATGCCGACATCCTGCAGGAAATTTCCGCCACCTACGCGGCGGTGAGTTTCACCGTGACCTGTGCCGACGACGCGCTCAGCGTCCGCACGGAACCCGGCGCCCCGGCCTCTTCGGAGCGGTTCCACGCGATGGCGGCACTGGCTGCCAAGGGCATCTATACGGGTGTCACGATGATGCCGCTGCTGCCGCTGATCAACGACACGCGGGAAAATGTCGAAGCCATCGTCCGCCGGGCGAAGGACGCGGGGGCGTCGTATATCCTCCCGATGTTCGGCGTGACGCTCCGCAGCGGGTCGAGGGAGCATTTCCATGCCGCCCTGGAGCGCGGGTTCCCCGGGCTGAAAGCACGTTACGAAGCCTGTTTCGGCAACCGCTACGAATGCTTCGGCCCGAACTGCCGGGCGCTGGACGACACGTTCCGCAACCTGTGCGCAAAGCTGGGCATAGCCACCCGGATGGAGTTCTACCGGCCTGCATCTGCGCAGCAGCAAACGCTCTTTTAA
- a CDS encoding NAD(P)-dependent oxidoreductase, with product MKPNIVFLDEYTLGGADLTRLHELGRYTGYSTTAPDEVADRCRDAEIVITNKVVMRRETLAALPGLRLICIAATGMNNIDLDAAAELGIAVRNAAGYSTHSVAETTLGAAIALRRHIVYYDRYVKSGAYSAAGQQFHFAKPTHQLYGSKWGIVGLGAIGHEVARLAAAFGCEVRYTSTSGAVREEPYPAVSLPELLGWADTVSVHAPLNDHTRGLIGAPELAVMKQSAILVNVARGGIVDEAALAEALDRGSVAGAALDVFSREPLAADNPLLGIREPDRLLLSPHNAWSPREAIDVLVGCIAENIEEFCKAR from the coding sequence ATGAAACCTAACATCGTATTTCTGGACGAGTACACCCTCGGGGGTGCCGACCTGACCCGCCTGCACGAGCTGGGCCGGTACACGGGTTACAGCACGACCGCGCCGGACGAGGTCGCGGATCGCTGCCGCGATGCCGAAATCGTCATCACCAACAAAGTCGTGATGCGCCGCGAGACGCTCGCCGCACTCCCCGGGCTGCGCCTGATCTGCATAGCCGCCACGGGCATGAACAACATCGACCTCGACGCCGCGGCCGAGCTGGGCATCGCCGTCAGGAACGCCGCGGGCTACTCGACGCACTCCGTAGCCGAAACCACCCTCGGGGCGGCCATCGCCCTGCGGCGGCACATCGTCTACTACGACCGCTATGTCAAGAGCGGCGCTTACTCGGCCGCCGGGCAGCAGTTCCACTTCGCCAAACCCACGCACCAGCTCTACGGCTCGAAGTGGGGCATCGTGGGGCTCGGCGCCATCGGGCACGAAGTGGCGCGGCTCGCCGCGGCCTTCGGCTGCGAGGTACGCTACACCTCGACCTCGGGCGCCGTGCGCGAAGAGCCCTACCCCGCCGTGTCGCTTCCCGAACTGCTGGGCTGGGCGGACACGGTCTCGGTGCACGCGCCGCTGAACGACCACACGCGGGGGCTGATCGGCGCCCCGGAGCTGGCCGTGATGAAGCAATCGGCCATCCTCGTGAACGTCGCCCGCGGCGGGATCGTCGACGAGGCGGCACTGGCCGAAGCCCTCGACCGGGGATCGGTCGCAGGCGCCGCGCTCGACGTATTCTCGCGCGAGCCGCTGGCCGCGGATAACCCGCTGCTGGGCATCCGCGAACCCGACCGGCTGCTGCTCTCGCCCCACAACGCATGGTCGCCGCGCGAAGCCATCGACGTGCTGGTAGGCTGCATCGCGGAGAATATCGAAGAATTCTGCAAGGCCCGATAG
- a CDS encoding TatD family hydrolase, whose translation MTAQFVNIHTHRPTGRGIELRTAGIHPWDADKEDIAALGTLPADVQAIGETGLDYARGAGRQQQLAAFRAQLALARDRQLPVVLHCVRAFEPVMLELAAREPRAVIFHGFIGSPEQARRALEKGYYLSFGVRTFSSPKTMEALRETPPGQLFLETDDSDTGIEEVYAHAAAVRGTTVEALKRATTENYERIFAPQNG comes from the coding sequence ATGACTGCCCAATTCGTCAACATACACACCCACCGCCCGACAGGCCGGGGCATCGAGCTCCGCACCGCCGGCATCCACCCGTGGGACGCAGACAAAGAGGACATTGCCGCACTCGGCACGCTCCCGGCGGACGTACAGGCCATCGGCGAGACGGGGCTCGACTATGCCCGCGGCGCCGGGCGCCAGCAGCAACTGGCCGCCTTCCGCGCCCAGCTGGCACTGGCGCGCGACCGGCAACTGCCCGTAGTGCTGCACTGCGTCAGGGCCTTCGAGCCCGTCATGCTGGAACTGGCCGCCCGCGAGCCCCGTGCCGTCATCTTCCACGGGTTCATCGGCTCGCCCGAGCAGGCACGTCGCGCACTGGAGAAAGGCTACTACCTCTCGTTCGGCGTGCGGACGTTCTCGTCGCCCAAGACCATGGAGGCGCTGCGCGAAACGCCCCCCGGGCAGCTCTTTCTCGAAACCGACGACAGCGACACCGGCATCGAGGAGGTCTACGCGCACGCGGCAGCGGTGAGAGGCACCACCGTCGAAGCCCTGAAACGGGCGACGACCGAAAATTACGAACGGATATTCGCCCCGCAAAATGGATAA
- a CDS encoding ThiF family adenylyltransferase, giving the protein MDNWLERTELLLGKEKLDLLRQAHVLVVGLGGVGAYAAEMIARAGVGHMTIADADTVAPSNINRQLVALHSTVGRQKAEVLADRLRDINPAIGLTVVNRYIRDEETYTLLDAAAYDFVVDAIDTLSPKLALIKGALDRSLPLVSSMGAGAKTDPTKMEIADISKTHHCPLAHMLRKRLHKLGVRSGFKAVFSPEAMREGAMILCDEQNKKSNVGTISYIPALFGIGCASVAIRTLIGEMD; this is encoded by the coding sequence ATGGATAACTGGCTTGAACGCACCGAGCTGCTGCTCGGCAAGGAAAAACTCGACCTGCTCCGGCAGGCGCACGTGCTCGTCGTGGGACTGGGCGGCGTAGGCGCCTATGCCGCCGAAATGATCGCCCGGGCGGGCGTGGGACACATGACCATCGCCGACGCCGACACCGTGGCGCCGAGCAACATCAACCGCCAGTTGGTGGCCCTGCATTCGACCGTAGGCCGGCAGAAGGCCGAGGTGCTCGCCGACCGGCTGCGGGACATCAACCCCGCGATCGGGCTGACCGTCGTCAACCGCTACATCCGGGACGAGGAGACCTACACGCTGCTCGACGCCGCCGCATACGATTTCGTGGTGGACGCCATCGACACCCTCTCGCCCAAGCTGGCGCTGATAAAGGGCGCCCTCGACCGTTCGCTGCCGCTGGTCAGCTCGATGGGCGCCGGCGCCAAGACCGACCCCACGAAGATGGAGATCGCCGACATCTCGAAGACCCACCACTGCCCCCTGGCGCACATGCTCCGCAAGCGGCTGCACAAACTGGGCGTCCGCAGCGGCTTCAAGGCGGTATTCTCGCCCGAGGCCATGCGCGAGGGGGCGATGATCCTCTGCGACGAGCAGAACAAGAAGTCGAACGTCGGCACGATCTCCTACATCCCGGCGCTGTTCGGCATCGGCTGCGCCTCGGTGGCGATCCGCACGCTGATCGGGGAAATGGACTGA
- a CDS encoding prolyl-tRNA synthetase associated domain-containing protein: protein MDGMETASPGAATAAPTPDERRQRVFGWLDARGIAYTWYEHPEAPTIEAARRYWRDDGSKHCKNLFFRNHKGNRHYLVCFDCERNLAIHDLEHRLRQGKLSFASEQRMERWLGLRPGSVSPFGLINDPARHVHLFLDASLQRLPAYSFHPNDNRATVVISREEFLRYLAAVGNTYEFIELY from the coding sequence ATGGACGGAATGGAAACGGCAAGCCCCGGCGCCGCAACGGCCGCCCCGACGCCGGACGAACGCCGGCAGCGGGTTTTCGGCTGGCTCGACGCCCGCGGCATCGCCTACACGTGGTACGAACACCCCGAGGCACCGACCATCGAGGCCGCACGCCGCTACTGGCGCGACGACGGGTCGAAGCACTGCAAGAACCTCTTTTTCCGCAACCACAAAGGCAACCGCCACTACCTCGTATGTTTCGACTGCGAACGGAACCTGGCCATCCACGACCTGGAACACCGCCTGAGGCAGGGTAAACTGTCGTTCGCTTCGGAGCAGCGCATGGAGCGCTGGCTGGGGCTGCGTCCCGGTTCGGTGTCGCCCTTCGGGCTGATCAACGACCCGGCCAGGCACGTGCACCTGTTCCTCGACGCCAGCCTGCAACGGCTGCCGGCCTACTCGTTCCACCCCAACGACAACCGGGCGACGGTGGTGATCTCCCGTGAGGAGTTCCTGCGTTACCTGGCGGCCGTAGGCAACACCTACGAGTTCATCGAGCTCTACTGA
- the gpmI gene encoding 2,3-bisphosphoglycerate-independent phosphoglycerate mutase → MNNKVLLMILDGWGNGRHDKADVISTVHPEYISAMTAKYPHAELRTDGENVGLPDGQMGNSEVGHLNIGAGRVVYQDLVKINRACRDNSILENPEVKAAFEHAKKNGVNMHFMGLVSDGGVHSSLEHLFKLCDISAAYGLENTFVHCFMDGRDTDPHSGKGFVADLEKHLAATTGKIATVIGRYYAMDRDKRWERVKVAYDALVSGIGERSSDMVEAVQKSYDEGVTDEFIKPFVRIDENGQPVGMIRPNDVVVFFNYRNDRAKELTIVLTQEDMPAEGMHTMPLYYCCMTPYDAKFTGLHILFDKDNVPNTIGEFVSKQGLRQLRIAETEKYAHVTFFLNGGREAEFAGEDRILVASPKVATYDLQPEMSAPEVADKLVAALGERKFDFICLNFANGDMVGHTGVYDAIVKAVKAVDGCVAKVVEAAKENGYEVVMIADHGNADNAVNADGTPNTAHSLNPVPIVVVSDRVKSVHDGILADVAPTVLKLMGLEQPAEMTGKALVEMK, encoded by the coding sequence ATGAATAACAAGGTATTACTGATGATCCTCGACGGCTGGGGCAACGGCCGCCACGACAAGGCCGATGTCATTTCGACCGTCCATCCCGAATATATCTCGGCCATGACGGCGAAATATCCCCATGCCGAGCTGCGCACCGACGGCGAGAACGTCGGCCTGCCCGACGGCCAGATGGGCAACTCGGAGGTCGGGCACCTCAATATCGGCGCCGGCCGCGTGGTCTACCAGGATCTGGTGAAGATCAACCGCGCCTGCCGCGACAATTCGATCCTGGAGAACCCCGAGGTCAAGGCAGCGTTCGAACATGCCAAAAAGAACGGCGTGAACATGCATTTCATGGGCCTCGTGTCGGATGGCGGCGTGCACTCGTCGCTCGAGCACCTTTTCAAGCTGTGCGACATCTCGGCGGCCTACGGCCTCGAAAATACCTTCGTGCACTGCTTCATGGACGGCCGCGACACCGACCCGCACAGCGGCAAGGGGTTCGTCGCCGACCTCGAAAAGCACCTCGCAGCCACGACGGGCAAGATCGCCACGGTGATCGGGCGCTACTACGCGATGGATCGCGACAAGCGCTGGGAACGTGTCAAGGTCGCCTACGACGCGCTGGTCAGCGGCATCGGCGAGCGTTCGTCGGACATGGTCGAAGCCGTCCAGAAATCCTATGACGAGGGCGTTACGGACGAGTTCATCAAGCCTTTCGTGCGCATCGACGAGAACGGGCAGCCCGTCGGCATGATCCGCCCCAACGACGTGGTGGTCTTTTTCAACTACCGCAATGACCGCGCCAAGGAGCTGACCATCGTGCTGACGCAGGAGGACATGCCCGCCGAGGGGATGCACACCATGCCCCTCTACTATTGCTGCATGACCCCCTACGATGCCAAGTTCACGGGGCTGCACATCCTCTTCGACAAGGACAACGTGCCCAACACCATCGGCGAGTTCGTTTCGAAGCAGGGCTTGCGGCAGCTGCGCATCGCCGAGACCGAGAAATATGCCCACGTGACGTTCTTCCTGAACGGCGGCCGCGAGGCGGAGTTCGCGGGCGAAGACCGCATCCTCGTCGCGTCGCCCAAGGTGGCCACCTACGACCTGCAACCCGAGATGAGCGCTCCGGAAGTCGCTGACAAACTGGTTGCTGCACTCGGTGAGCGGAAGTTCGACTTTATCTGCCTGAATTTCGCCAACGGCGACATGGTCGGCCATACGGGCGTCTACGATGCCATCGTGAAGGCCGTGAAGGCCGTCGACGGGTGCGTCGCCAAAGTTGTCGAGGCTGCTAAGGAGAACGGTTACGAGGTCGTCATGATCGCCGACCACGGCAATGCCGACAACGCTGTCAATGCCGACGGTACGCCCAATACGGCGCATTCGCTCAACCCCGTGCCCATCGTGGTCGTTTCCGACCGTGTGAAGTCGGTGCACGACGGTATCCTGGCCGACGTCGCGCCGACGGTGCTCAAGTTGATGGGGCTGGAGCAACCCGCCGAAATGACCGGCAAGGCGCTCGTGGAGATGAAATAG